The Ipomoea triloba cultivar NCNSP0323 chromosome 13, ASM357664v1 genomic interval acacacacacacacacacatatttatatatatatatatagaagtttaTTCACGTGAGGACTAATGTATTATAGAGAATTTTGAGGATCAATCCTAGCCAttgatttctaaaaattaatgGTGTAGATTTAGGTAatgtttagattagttttttagttaattaagggcaaatatgatattttacactaattagtattatggaaagcttttgattaattaatatagaatcACTATGGAATTATAATTAAGGTTAGAAAATCAGTATTTCATTCCATACAGACGAAACAAAAGACAAACTGAAGACTGGCATAGAAAAGGTTATGAACACTGTTGTGTGCCTATTTACTGAGTATTGTGTGCTTATAACGTATGAGTTATGTGCCTAACGtgtaaaataatagaattatgttaatgaaagttttaaaaataattgtttttattaaagGTTATGAACACCGGTGTGTGCCTACGTCGTATTCAAATGCTTtgctttttattaatttttttgggaaGAGTTTTTTGCATCAGCTTCATGTATATACTTGAATTACCTGTGACGTATTAGTTGTGTGCATAGTGTGAATAATAATAGAAGTAGGTAATGAAAAATTTaaggaataattttttttaagtgttagATTGATTACTCAATGCTtttgctttattaatttttgttttggaaGAATTTTGTGCATATATTTTACTTATATTCCGTATGCGTAAGGAAACATACAATGTGTGACATTTACTAATATAATGTATGTCTCAATAATTAAATTGTGTGCCCAGACGGATAGGAAGGAAATACTAAGGCACAGAATACTCAGTAAATAGGCACACACCGGTGTTCATAaccccttttaaaaaaaaaaactatctttAAAACTTCTCATTAACCTACTTCTATTATTTTTCACGTTAGGCACACAACTCATACGTTATACGCACACAATACTCAGTAAATAAGTACACATCAGTGATTATAACATTTTCTACGTGAGtctttggtttgttttttgtttcgtCCGTATGGAATGCAGTATTGATTTTCTAACCTTAATTACAATTCAATAGTGATTCTATATTAGTTAATCAAAAGCCTtccataatactaattaatataaaatatcatcTTTGCCCTTAATTACTAATTGTATGTGTCATTACCATATTAATCATCTTCTAATCTAGGTCGTTTATGTTTTTTGATTTGATGGCTATGATTAGTCCTCATAGTCCTTTATAGTATATAGTCCTGATGTGAACAAGGGCCTTATATataccatttatttatttatactcttttaaattatatttggcCTATGTAGAGAAGGGCtagaatgaaatgaatatataaattgagGCCAATTGCATGACAACGGAGTATCTATTTGAAAGGATCTACGAAATCAATGGGgccaaattaaaagttaaaaaaattcaaagtaagAAACCCAATATCATAATCCTTAAATCTCTAACCCACGACTCAACACCCTTCAAGTATGAGACTTTGGGAGGTGGGGTGAGAACGAAAATGGGATGGGAAGGGATATTTGAGAATTTaccggggggggggggcaaattattgtgtggaccatgccacaaaacgacgtcgtttaatcctaaaaaaaataaaattcgctACTTTGATTTTAACGGCGTCAATTGTCCGTTATTCATTCTCTCCTTCGTTGTTGTGTAGTCATCGCGTTGCTCGCTCATTCTCTCCTTCGCTACTTTgatttctctctctcctcttctcTCTGCAAATTGTTTCCGAATTGCTTGGCACATTGATTTCCAATTGCTGATTTACCTTCGCGAATTGCGATTTCTTTGTCTACAAATTCTCTTCGCTATTTCCTTCTCGCTTCTCTCTCAACTTAATACAGGTAAACATAtgatttatgttttgtttttaatttgaatttcaatttatatttgtttatttttctataCTATAGGTGATTCGAATGCTTTGATTGATGATGAATTGATTTCTACAATTGATGTTGATTCAGATTTGTCTTTTGCGTATTTTTCTGATTTGCATCGCATTGCAGTAGATGTATTGTGTCTAGGGTTTGGTTAGTTGATTGGacaaggtacattattttaatcaatagggtacattattttaacacatagggtacattattttctcATGTTAACTTTTAGAGGCTTTTATGTAAATTTTGAGTTCTTTGTctgtaaaaaaaattctacctTGAAACTGAGCTTCAAACAGTAATATTCTTTGGAAACGTCAAACCCAATAAATCTTTTGGATTGCAGAGGTTTTATTTTTCCtacttaaaataaaaatcttgttTCTGCTATTCTTATGGGAATTGAAGGGTTTTTATTCCACCTCTGAATTGTAATGATTCATTGTCAATGATAGAAACATTTGATCACACATTACTTTTCTTGGCATTGGTTTCATAAGCATTGGTTTCATAAGCATTGGAAATGAGAATgatttcattaatttctttatagGTCCAATTCCTATTAAGCTCTTAACCAGGTGTTATACTGATATTTGTCACTGAGaaatcaataaaattcttagttTGCATGATATGCATTTTATCTTAAGGTGTGATGTAGTGAATTTCTGAGTAATGACCTTCCATAACTTGATTACCAGCAAGTTTCCAGTTCTTTGAACTCTCTATAAACACAATATGTAAGttcattttaatttagtttttccCTCTTCACCTGCAAATTCAACACAATATGCATTTGAGCTTTTTGTATGTAGAAGCTAAGATGAATACTAATTAATTTCCGACTAACTCACTCTTTCTGCTAAGCTATGATATGATATAGTATGTAGATCATTCATTTCATTCCAAGCTAATATTAAGGATATGAATATATGTTGTAGTTCTTTGTTACCATTGCTTGCGTATTTTGAACATTCATTGTGTTGAAATAATTCCTGAGAAATATATTTGTAAAAGGTGGACAAAAAAGGTGGTTGAAGTCAGGATTATGGATATTGCATCTTCTTCTAGTATGTTTACAATTGCTTCTCCAGTTTGTGTTATAGAAATTGACAGAAAATTCCAAATGTTAGTTCTATAAAGTCAAGACAATTGCAGAGCTCGACAACTTTGTGAAGTACTTTTTGAAGATGGTAGAAGAAGGATTGAAGGTGAGGTTGGTCCTACTTGCTTTGATAACTTTTAAAGATCTATGCAAAGTGGTGGTATACAGAATCCTTTACAAAGTGGTATAAAAGGCAACCGTAATCGAAGGCTAATTAGtatagtacaaaaaaaaaactataaccAAGCAAGAAGCCGAAAGAATTATGCAAAGACGGTTAAATATAACACAAAGGCTGCAATCTAATCTTTTGTGCAGCAAGTTGTTTCCGATATTGTTGGTAGTAGTATCTTGTTCATCCTAGTGGCAATACTAGTTCACAGTTGGTTTGTGTTAGGTCTAAGTCTCAAAGCAATTTAAATGATAATTAGAAGAAGTTGTATTGAAATTTTGTTTACTTATATATGCACTTGACAGATTATGAACATGTTTTTTGCTTTGTGAGTTAATAAAATGCATCCTTGTTGAGGCTAGTTGTATTCATCAACTGATAATTAAAAGAAGTTGTACTAGTATATGCACCtgaaaaattatgaacatatttttttgctttatgtattaatcaaataaatcattGTTAAGGTCATATGTGTTCATGAACTGACCATCACTTGATTTGGTTATGTactatatgtgttagaataatgtatcttatgttctaaaataatgtactctatgAATTAACAAAATGTATCTTTGTTAAGATCACATGTGTtcataaattaacaaaatgtatCTTTGTTAAGATCACATGTGTTCATAAACTGACCATAACTTGATTTGATAATGTACTCTATGGgttagaataatgtaccttaggttttaaaataatgtaccctgtGAGTTAACAAAATGTATCTTTGTTAAGATCACATGTGTTCATAAACTGACCATAACTTGATTTGATAATGTACTCTATGGgttagaataatgtaccttatgttctaaaataatgtaccttgtGAGTTAACAAAATGTATCTTTGTTAAGGACACATGTTTTTATGAAATGACTGTCACTTGATTTGGTAATATACTAtgtgaattagaataatgtaccttatgctctaaaataatgtaccttatgctctaaaataatgtaccttatgagTAAACAAAATGTATCCTTGTTAAAGTCACGTGTTATCATGAAATGACCATCACTTGATTTGATATATACTCTGTGGGTTAGAATAATATACCTGTTGGTCCcgaatgggtggtgaaaagtctagaggtggggggggtgaatagacttttcaagcaaattaaaaattaataacactttaattaaaaataattccaagtgaataaattcaacttgaaatgcacagcggaataaagtacgtaaagtgctataattaaaacGCAGTGAAGGAGATgagatatatcacatgcaatacgatagaaatacttggaatagctcaaatgtgatatataataaatttggcTTGCATACGGACGTAAGagataacaaataatagcaaACCCAGATAAGAATGAATAGTGATGAATAGTGACGAAATAGTAACTGggtttagaaaatattatgcTCCAAATTAGAGTGTGTGTGTGAGCATGAATATTATGTGTGCagagcaaaaatatatatatgggcagtaaataaatgagagagagattttttaagtggttcggccaaacccagcctacgtccactatactcctttcactatcttcaatcacccagatacaatagtgaacaccaaGTGCCAACCCAGCACTTCTATCTACACCTAGTAGATATTGAgtatttcgcacaaagctatactcctacaccaacgagtgtctcgcacaaagctacactccctaGGGTTTTCACAAGCTTCTCTTGTTACTCAGCCATCTGTCTACACCAcgtagaaattttgatacaaggtagtaaaagagaatatttttctccaactctcaAGGACTAGAGATATGGGTTTCtgatttttcgaatttttcttgttttgctACTCTCAGATGTTTCACACTGCCTTTCTTGCTTATCACTtgtatatctcttttttttttctctttacttcttcttgctcaagtgtcccgtatttatagctgatgaaagaattaatccgttggaaaaaattaattctttattgttgaTCTCATGTGCTGATTGCAGTCTCCATGTGGTTTAGGTAGTGTGCTGAGTTGTATTTCCGTTGTTGTATTTCTTCAGACTTCTTCCTTTGTCTTTGCATCTCCAGATATTCCTGCGTGATGCCTCCTGATATTCTGGTCATCAGTCTCTCCGCTTATTCAAAATATACAGAACTGATATTCCTCCGcttgtttttctttctcccCTCCTGATATTCCTCCTCCAACTTTTCTTTTCTGGCCGAAAGGCCTTCtttaataacttaaaataattagTGTAGTGTAGTATTTGGAGCAAATCAGTCAAATATATCCGTTGAAGTGGGATAATTTGAACAAATCAGATTTATACACCTTTGTctttttgtgtttatattacttccttgtaatattcttCTTTTGTCCTTAGTGTTTGTATTACTTCCTTGTAAAATCCTTCATTTGTCCTTAGTGTTTgtattacttccttgtaatattccttcatgaattttcgcatcttccatgtgcattttcgcagtcttcaatgtgcattttcatctaaattaatttttctcaaaataaactctCCTGGGATTCGAACACAGCACCACTTAGATCATTTCCCAAGTTCAACTCCAATGCTCTGCTCAATCCTTTGTTTACTATGcctgtaaataatatataagtagtaATATTCTGAGAAGTTCTGATTTCCTAAAATTTCGTGGCTTAGGGGATTCGAACCAGAGACCCTTCACCATGTATACAAGTCTTCTACCATCTCTGCTACTTCAACCATTTGCTTTTTCTAgtgctccaattaaatttaagcTCCGTCCAATTCGAACAAAGTTCCTTCATTCTCCAAGAATTCTTCCAAGTGGACTTCTTAACTCTTTTAGATACATACCTCTACGAAATTTTTggctttctaatttttcaaactaaaatacatttttggctcatcaaaatctaaatacaaatattcctaacaatttccccctttttgatgatgtcaAAACATATACTCAGTCATTTGGCTTAgtctttgaaaaatataaacttcaaaaattttcattttatttcgaCTAGCCATAGATGAGTTTAACAATGATTTTTGACTTAGAAGAATTGTTTTCAGACAATAAAATTCCTACATGCATTATTGAGACTGgtttaattcattttaaaatatttctcaATCATGCATTTATACAAACTAAATCAAAAACAATTCTTcataccaaaaaattaaaataacttgtaCTGAATAACTCCTTCCCCCTAACTCCTTCCCCCTATGTATATGCCAAGAATAAATAAAGAACACGTATACCAAATATTTACCTCTTTgcgatccttttttttttttagacttctTTTGCACCAAATGACTGTCattcttttcccctttttgacATCATCAAAGAAACGCTGGATAGGAATGAAATCCTTGCTCTTGAATCATTTGCGCCATGGTGCATTTGCTTGCTTGTGCCACAAGTTAGCAAAAATTGATTATTCCACAAAATAGGATACCAGACCCTAATAATAGGATCAACCTAACCATTTCACAATAAGGCATAGCCCCGATAGATCACTGTTCCCTTGtgataaaaatgattgaaaaccGCAATGGACGAGAACAGTAAGAGGTGATAATTAATATCTTTCGACAGTACGACCTTCCTTGAAACCCTTAATTTGTTTGAACAATTTTCACACGATCTCCTTTGCTATAAAATCACCATTCGTCGTTCCATCAATCTCCTTGATTTTATAGCTTACATAAAAGAAATGGCAAATACGACATATCCCTCATCTTCGGATAACTCTTCCTTTTGGGATGACATTATCGTATCACCGTTAAGAGATAGTGCACAAAGTATAGATTTTACTGCTGTCGAAAATTTTGAGAATGCTCCACCAGAGTCGAAAGAGATAATTGCTTCACCAGGTACAGATGTTGTGGCTATTGATCAAGGTGCTGCTGTAGTAGTGGAGGAAGATAATACCACTGCAACGCTAGATGTAGCAGCTATGAATGCAAGTGTATTTCGTGGGAGAAAGAGAGCTAGAAGAACATTTTGTGATACTACCACGCTaacttttgaaaacttttctGAATATTTTTATCTGCCTTCTGAACAAGCTGCAGCGGAATTGCAGGTTGGGCGCgaagtttttaagaaaaagtgTAGGGAAGTGGGAATTTCCTACTGGCCTTATCGAAAACTCGTGAGTCTGGACAGATTATTGGCAAAAGTTCAGGTAATTTCTATATTCCTATATCTTTTTCACCTTAACATTTTCGAAGGGGGTTTAACAAAGTGTGATATAGGAATTTGGTGAAATCAAGGATCAAGCTGAACTGTAAAGAACAATTAAGGGGCTGGAGGACGAGAGAGATGCGATACTTCAAAATCCAAATTTAGACTTGGCTGAAGCAACAGTAAGGCTTAGAGACAAATGTGATAGGAATAGTTCTAGAAAGAGAAGGTATATAGATCCAGCAGCTTTTCCTTCAACTACTCCTGGAAGTTCATCACAAGCTCCTATATTTTCTGATATTCCTGAATTAGCACCGGAAGCTTTTCCTTCCACTACACCTGGAGTTCATCACAAGCTCCTATATTTCCTGATATTCCTGAATTAGCACCAGAAGAAATACAGGAGGTACTTGCTTGGCTAGATGAGGATGATCCTCCTCCCAAAAATATTAGCCACAAATAAGCATAGAGAGCATGGATGGAGAATactatgtatataaaaaaaaatctctttagATCATGTATAGGCGTACTGCAAGTAACATACGAAAGcatcacaattttatatatatatatatatatatatatatatatatatatatatttaaaatttttcgtAATACATAATCCATCAAAACAGGCAATCCCCAAACCTTTTCTACTTTACGAATCCAAGGATAAAAGAATTACATAAAATGCTTACtattttaacaaacaaacaaaaacatgtAGTGCAATAAAGGATTACTACGGGAAAGCATATATCTACGTGATTGTGTGTGTATTGTACATGCCATTCTAATAATGAAGATAATGGTAGATAATCATGAAATGCCATAGGAATAAATCACCAAACACacttatataacatataaacttATGCAACGTTACATGCAAATAAAAACATATACTTGAGCTATAATTAGAGATTAAGATTTAGATACTTAGCTCAATTCAATCATGCCCATTTCATGCCTTAGAGTGATGAATCTTGATTCGCATAAAGGCTTTGTAAGGATGTCCgcaatttgattttcagtgGGTATGTACTCAATCTTTAGATCTTTCTTTTCGATGTGATCCCGGATGAAATGGTGTCTTACATCAATGTGCTTGGTTCGTGAATGAAGTACAGGATTTTGGGTAATCGCGATTGCACTAGTATTGTCACAAAAAATACTAACATCATCGCAATTAATTCCATAATCCTTTAACTGTTGTTTCATCCACAAaatttgtgcacaacaactccctgctgcgatatattctgcttcggctgtgcttgtcgcaatggagttttgtttcttactaaaccaagaaactaaccttccccctaagaactggcacgtccctgaggtactttttctatcaattttgcaacctgcaaaatctgcatctgaaaatCCTGTTAGTTCAAAGTTACCTTCTTTTGGATACCACAGTCCAACGTTGATAGTGCTTTTGAGGTAACGAATAATTTTCTTGGTCGCAAGAAAATGACTCTCTTTGGGTTGTGATTGGAATCtcgcacatacacctactgaaTATGATATGTCGGGTCTACTTgcagtgaggtatagcaaagatccaatcattcctcgataCTTCGTTTGATCAACATCTTTGCCTTTTTCATCCTTGTCCAGTTTGAGAGATGTGCTGATTGGAATTTTGACTgagctttttccttctaagccGAATTTCTTGATAAGATCTCTTGTGTATTTGGATTGATTAATGAATATACCTTCCTTCGATTGTTTGACTTGCAATCCAAGAAAGTaatttagttctcccatcatgctcatttcgaatctgttttgcataagcttagaaaatttctcacataaattggcattagtacttccaaaaataatatcatcaacataaatttgtactaataaaatatgattattttcttgaattctaaataaggttttgtcaacaaggcctttggtaaaaccacaactaattaaaaacattgatagggtatcataccaagctctaggtgcttgttttaacccatataatgccttctttagtttataaacCTTGTCAACTTCACCTTGTACCTCAAATCCGggtggttgttcaacatatacttcctcttcaagtaagccattaaggaatgcacttttcacgtccatttgataaaccgtgaaattcttgtatgcaGCGTAGGCTAGGAAAATTCGGATCGCTTCAAGTCTTGCAACTGGGgcaaaagtctcatcaaaatctattccttcttcttgagaATATCCCTTTGCCACTAGCcttgctttattcctaacaatgatgccatcttcgtttgctttgttcctaaagacccatttagTTCCAATAACATTGTGATTTTTTGGTCTTGGGACAAGCTCCCAAACATCATTTCTTTTGAATTGATTCAATTCTTCTTGCATAGCCTCAATCCAACTTGCATCACTTAAAGCTTCGTCAATTTCTTTCGGTtccatttgagatagaaagcatgCAAACAAAGCATCCCTTGTAGAAGATCTTGTTTTCACACCATCGTGCAAGTTTCCAATAATAAGATCTTGAGGGTGATCTTtgagccatctcaaatctggttgaaaGTTGTTTAGGGGAGAGGATGACAGAGTAAGGTTATTTGTAAGTGGGATTGAGAAAGATGGGTTTTGGTTTGTAGAGTTGGTTCCATCCTCATTTCCAAGGTCAGCCTCAACTTCATCACCTGCTGCGTCATTTATGTACTGCTTTCCAATTTCAGTGAAATTTAATTCTAGATCATTTAACCCCTGTAAAACATCATCTTCAGAAGAATCATTAGTAACACTTAAATCATTATGGACGTTCTTACCCATATTTGGAGTATTTGGTTCTTGGATTTTTGGtgattcatcaaatacaacatgaattgattcttctaccaccacTGTCCTTTTGTTTAGTATTCTGAATGCTCTACTGGTAGACgaatatcccaaaaatattgcttcatctgcacgctcatcaaatgttTTTAGATACGATTTACCATTattaagaacaaaacatttgcaaccaaaagagtgaaaatagctaagattaggctttctccctttccataattcatatggtgtctTGTTGTATATTTTGTGAATCATGCTTCTGTTCTGAGTATAACAAGCAGTGTTGATAGCCTCCGCCCAAAAACGTTTGGGTAGTTCGGCTGCTGAAATCATGACCCGTGCAGCTTCTTTAAgtgttctatttcttctttcggctacaccattttgttgtggcgTCCTTGCGGCAGATAGTTGGTGCAAAACCCCTTGTGAACTGCAGTAGGCCTGAATCACACCATTCACGAATTCTGTACCTCTGTCTGTACGGATTTTGGAGATTTTTGCGTCCTTTTCGTTTTGAAGTTGTTGCAAGAGCTCTGGCAATCTTTGTTCCACTTCGTTCTTCTTATTGATGAATATCGTccaagtgtacctggaaaaatcatcaacaacaacaagagtatatttcttaccacttataCATACcgggtctactggaccaaagAGATCCATatgtagtagactaagaggtcttgatgtAGATTCTTGTGTCTTAGATTTGAAAGAAgacttgatttgctttcctttcTGACACGCATCACAGATTTGATCCTTCTTGTATACAATGTTGGGTAAACCTTcaactaacttacattttgcAAGCTTGTTAATAGACTTGAAGTTTAAGTGATTTAATTTCCTGTGCCATTCCCAACTCGTAGTGCTTGAGTTATTTGCCATTAAACATACAGAGTCCTTCGTTGCGCTCCAATCAACcacatacatatttttctttctccttcCGGTGAGCACAGTTTTCTTTGTGGATTCTTCTTTAACTCGGCATTTGTCTTTGAAGAACTCTACAAGATATCCTTTGTCGCAGAATTGGCTAGTGCTAAGGAGATTAAACTTTAGTCCTTCTACGTATGATACATTTTCAATCCTTAGACCATTCTTGATAACAGTTCCGATTCCCTTTGTTATTCCATGATCATTTCCACCAAATatgacttttggtccttcgatattTCTGAACTCTACAAGACTAGCTTTATTGCCGGTCATATGTCGAGAACATCCGCTATCAAAGTACCAAATATCCTGCAACacaattgtaacaccccaattttcaactcttacatttattacaaaatccgtaataaaacgctgcggaagcttacatcatatcaacagaaaaccgggtgctaccgccacacctagagtgaattctatcacctctttgacaaactccactctaagtgcacaggctaaacttacaacattaataacaatccctgtctacatcaaagagtagacctcaacctgtacttcccttctattccgagctcatcggctacaggggcccacactaatctgcaactgataagaaacacattgaagtgcagttagcacgacggctaagtaaggatatccaatgtcactcaaaagtagacaaaggttggaaaacataatcatttggaaaatagtatatcgttcagtgaatcaaaatccactcgtctcgtaagacaaaatcatttctttctcaaagacgttacagagtaactctttactcatttttaaaacttccttagtttcatatagtaagagtgaggcctacaacctcgggccatggcactccaaccctcccgtaggttcctcccttatcccaaccccgggccgtggcactcaagccttcccgtgggcacctctccttattccaacatgacgacataacggcgaatagacttcgctctaacaatataacgaccactgggcaagggcacttaaagccacccgtgggtcaatcaaggtcctcctcaacttactttagaaactacggttttgaaaacatgattcttactcaaatcatttcttttggacatatttcaccaatgagtccaatatttgaaatcggctacctctttagcccctgaaggattttcaaacatcattttctcaaacaataaggttttgacaacctttatatcaaaatagcatacgtttttcaacgtaagttttcataaacatttttggatacacttcatatgtccatctcacacttaaaatcaaccaacatccttaactatcgtcctcaacaactttcactatgatcaacaccattagatcataacttgaggatatcgtacatccaaatatatataaattctaataggtaaggtcattgcctaaccataacccaaaaacatccaacaactactttctcaagattcaccatatacaacctttatctcaacatttccatatgacaatttcctcaatacacatcataataatatctttacctaactttatcaccattaactcactaactacctcacaattatcattaacacatccataatcatactaagcataattcagaaaattcagcttggcgcagtccgaaagattgagccggtaaaaatagttcccgaactctttttcacttgaaatttttatggtagaaccccaacttatagtacttgatgtccataaaaagttttggtcattttggtccgcgaataaacacagaaaattccatctttgcccttggcagtgtgctgtccggaatttttctctctctggaccagttttggagaaaaattcgaaaaccatacttatactactccgatcattatgaaattttatatgcgggttctacacttatagaactacatgtctaaaaaaaataggattaaaataccttaccaatttttcccaataaatctcggaagttactgccagaatctatcctgatttcctttcactattttcacaagtataagcctatatggacataaatataacatatacaagcatatccaagctatgaacatgtatacaaaaatattcccaaagctccaaaaacaccatatttcaaccaaaatcaattatccaaattcaagtgactaattccaacttaagggaattccttacctcaaaggtttattaacaccttaggaagaaattgttggatctttccccaactttcaccttaaaaccctaggtccaaatcaacaccaaaacatcaaatatcaagaaactaagcatagattcataacctaggaaggattacaaggct includes:
- the LOC116001281 gene encoding protein RKD1-like codes for the protein MANTTYPSSSDNSSFWDDIIVSPLRDSAQSIDFTAVENFENAPPESKEIIASPGTDVVAIDQGAAVVVEEDNTTATLDVAAMNASVFRGRKRARRTFCDTTTLTFENFSEYFYLPSEQAAAELQVGREVFKKKCREVGISYWPYRKLVSLDRLLAKVQVISIFLYLFHLNIFEGGLTKCDIGIW